The Bemisia tabaci chromosome 8, PGI_BMITA_v3 genome has a segment encoding these proteins:
- the Flo2 gene encoding flotillin-2 isoform X1, giving the protein MINPEKHVSCSVILQTSGGCCGSANKRTIVGGWAWAWWFVTDVQYLSLEVMTLNPMCQSVETSQGVPLTVTGVAQCKIMKADELLQTASEQFLGKTTREIESTILHTLEGHLRAILGTLTVEEVYKDRDQFAALVREVAAPDVGRMGIEILSFTIKDVYDNVQYLASLGKAQTAAVKRDADVGVAQANRDAGIREAECEKSAMDIKYNTDTKIEDNSRMYKLQKANFDKETNTAKAEAQLAYELQAAKIRQKIRNEEIQIEVVERRKQIEVEEQEVQRKERELNATVRLPAEAESYKVQTIAEGKRTQTVEVAKAEGEKTKLVGSAEAFAIEAIGKAEAERMKLKATVYKSYGDAAIMSLVLDALPKIAAEVAAPLAKTEEIVLLGGSDNLTNDITRLCGQLPPAVQALTGVDVTKVLNKVAGTKA; this is encoded by the exons ATGATAAATCCTGAAAAACACGTATCTTGCTCTGTGATATTGCAAACTTCCG GAGGATGCTGCGGCTCCGCAAACAAAAGGACCATCGTTGGAGGTTGGGCATGGGCCTGGTGGTTCGTTACCGATGTCCAATATCTATCCTTGGAG GTGATGACATTGAACCCCATGTGTCAGAGCGTGGAAACATCCCAGGGTGTGCCCTTGACCGTGACCGGTGTGGCTCAGTGCAAAATCATGAAAGCCGACGAACTCCTCCAAACGGCCTCCGAGCAGTTCCTCGGCAAAACCACGCGAGAAATCGAATCCACCATCCTTCACACCCTCGAAGGCCACCTCCGTGCAATTTTAG GTACCCTGACGGTGGAGGAGGTGTATAAGGATCGGGACCAGTTCGCGGCGTTGGTGCGGGAGGTGGCCGCCCCTGACGTGGGCCGCATGGGCATCGAAATCCTCTCATTCACCATCAAAGACGTCTACGACAACGTCCAGTATCTGGCCAGCTTGGGCAAGGCACAGACGGCTGCCGTCAAGAGGGACGCTGACGTTGGCGTCGCCCAGGCCAATCGGGACGCCGGAATCCGG gAAGCTGAATGTGAAAAGTCAGCAATGGATATTAAGTACAACACAGACACAAAGATTGAAGATAATTCCCGAATGTACAAGCTTCAGAAAgccaattttgacaaagaaaccAACACTGCT AAAGCAGAGGCACAGTTGGCCTACGAACTCCAAGCAGCCAAAATTCGACAGAAAATCAGGAATGAAGAAATTCAAATCGAGGTTGTTGAAAGGAGGAAGCAGATTGAGGTCGAGGAGCAAGAGGTTCAAAGGAAAGAACGCGAGCTTAACGCAACAGTGAGACTTCCGGCTGAAGCAGAAAGCTACAAGGTCCAAACAATTGCTGAAGGAAAGAG AACTCAGACAGTAGAAGTCGCCAAAGCTGAAGGAGAGAAGACCAAACTTGTAGGAAGTGCTGAGGCCTTTGCCATCGAAGCTATCGGGAAAGCTGAGGCAGAGAGAATGAAGTTGAAGGCAACGGTTTATAAAAGTTACGGAGATGCTGCAATCATGTCGCTTGTCCTTGATGCATTACCAAAG ATCGCAGCAGAAGTTGCAGCTCCGCTAGCTAAAACGGAGGAAATTGTTCTATTAGGTGGCAGCGATAATTTAACAAATGACATTACTCGATTATGTGGTCAGCTACCCCCTGCTGTCCAAGCATTGACTGGCGTTGATGTGACAAAG gttcTGAATAAAGTTGCGGGTACGAAAGCTTAA
- the Flo2 gene encoding flotillin-2 isoform X2 has protein sequence MGNLITCGPNRAIIISGGCCGSANKRTIVGGWAWAWWFVTDVQYLSLEVMTLNPMCQSVETSQGVPLTVTGVAQCKIMKADELLQTASEQFLGKTTREIESTILHTLEGHLRAILGTLTVEEVYKDRDQFAALVREVAAPDVGRMGIEILSFTIKDVYDNVQYLASLGKAQTAAVKRDADVGVAQANRDAGIREAECEKSAMDIKYNTDTKIEDNSRMYKLQKANFDKETNTAKAEAQLAYELQAAKIRQKIRNEEIQIEVVERRKQIEVEEQEVQRKERELNATVRLPAEAESYKVQTIAEGKRTQTVEVAKAEGEKTKLVGSAEAFAIEAIGKAEAERMKLKATVYKSYGDAAIMSLVLDALPKIAAEVAAPLAKTEEIVLLGGSDNLTNDITRLCGQLPPAVQALTGVDVTKVLNKVAGTKA, from the exons GAGGATGCTGCGGCTCCGCAAACAAAAGGACCATCGTTGGAGGTTGGGCATGGGCCTGGTGGTTCGTTACCGATGTCCAATATCTATCCTTGGAG GTGATGACATTGAACCCCATGTGTCAGAGCGTGGAAACATCCCAGGGTGTGCCCTTGACCGTGACCGGTGTGGCTCAGTGCAAAATCATGAAAGCCGACGAACTCCTCCAAACGGCCTCCGAGCAGTTCCTCGGCAAAACCACGCGAGAAATCGAATCCACCATCCTTCACACCCTCGAAGGCCACCTCCGTGCAATTTTAG GTACCCTGACGGTGGAGGAGGTGTATAAGGATCGGGACCAGTTCGCGGCGTTGGTGCGGGAGGTGGCCGCCCCTGACGTGGGCCGCATGGGCATCGAAATCCTCTCATTCACCATCAAAGACGTCTACGACAACGTCCAGTATCTGGCCAGCTTGGGCAAGGCACAGACGGCTGCCGTCAAGAGGGACGCTGACGTTGGCGTCGCCCAGGCCAATCGGGACGCCGGAATCCGG gAAGCTGAATGTGAAAAGTCAGCAATGGATATTAAGTACAACACAGACACAAAGATTGAAGATAATTCCCGAATGTACAAGCTTCAGAAAgccaattttgacaaagaaaccAACACTGCT AAAGCAGAGGCACAGTTGGCCTACGAACTCCAAGCAGCCAAAATTCGACAGAAAATCAGGAATGAAGAAATTCAAATCGAGGTTGTTGAAAGGAGGAAGCAGATTGAGGTCGAGGAGCAAGAGGTTCAAAGGAAAGAACGCGAGCTTAACGCAACAGTGAGACTTCCGGCTGAAGCAGAAAGCTACAAGGTCCAAACAATTGCTGAAGGAAAGAG AACTCAGACAGTAGAAGTCGCCAAAGCTGAAGGAGAGAAGACCAAACTTGTAGGAAGTGCTGAGGCCTTTGCCATCGAAGCTATCGGGAAAGCTGAGGCAGAGAGAATGAAGTTGAAGGCAACGGTTTATAAAAGTTACGGAGATGCTGCAATCATGTCGCTTGTCCTTGATGCATTACCAAAG ATCGCAGCAGAAGTTGCAGCTCCGCTAGCTAAAACGGAGGAAATTGTTCTATTAGGTGGCAGCGATAATTTAACAAATGACATTACTCGATTATGTGGTCAGCTACCCCCTGCTGTCCAAGCATTGACTGGCGTTGATGTGACAAAG gttcTGAATAAAGTTGCGGGTACGAAAGCTTAA
- the LOC140225262 gene encoding LOW QUALITY PROTEIN: glucose dehydrogenase [FAD, quinone]-like (The sequence of the model RefSeq protein was modified relative to this genomic sequence to represent the inferred CDS: deleted 1 base in 1 codon): MSGVADTIPALAGMAASAASNVAWIAPVLMAALAYFNYDLLDPDARPVNVQTRLLYPEYDFIIVGGGSAGAVLANRLTEIENWNVLLLEAGGDETEISDVPLLAAYLQLSQLDWKYKTEPSDSACLAMKNRRCNWPRGKVIGGSSVLNYMLYVRGNKKDYAHWESLGNPGWGPAEALYYFKKSEDNMNPYLSRSPFHGTGGYLTITEAPWHTPLAAAFVQAGEEMGYPNRDINGEFQTGFMVAQATLRRGARCSTAKSFLRPARLRPNLHIAMHSHVTRVLINPKTKIAYGVEFSRDEKINIVRARKEVILSAGSINSPQILMLSGIGPKSDLLKLSIPVIQDLKVGHNLQDHVGLGGFTFLINEKISIVQDRIESVPSVLKYAMLGDGPLTVPGGVEALAFVNTKYANETEDYPDIEFHLVSGSTNSDGGVQIRKAHGLTDEFYENVFAPINNQDVWSAIPVLLRPKSRGFIKLRSKNPFDYPVIIPNYFKENIDIKVLTEGVKIALAMSKTKTMQRFGSKLHYLPFPGCVQVPMYTDAYWECMIRHYSCTIYHPVGTAKMGPYWDPDAVVDPQLRVYGIKGLRVIDGSIMPTQVSGNTNAPIIMIAEKGADLVKEFWCKDCPHVRR; this comes from the exons ATGAGCGGGGTTGCAGACACGATCCCGGCGCTGGCGGGGATGGCGGCTTCGGCGGCCTCGAACGTGGCCTGGATCGCGCCGGTGCTCATGGCGGCGCTGGCCTATTTCAACTACGACCTCCTCGACCCGGACGCCCGGCCCGTCAACGTCCAGACCAGGCTCCTCTACCCGGAGTACGATTTCATCATCGTCGGCGGCGGCTCCGCAG GAGCCGTTTTAGCCAACCGACTGACTGAAATCGAGAACTGGAATGTGTTACTTTTGGAGGCAGGCGGAGATGAGACTgaaatatcggatgtacctcttttGGCAGCTTATTTGCAGCTTAGTCAACTCGACTGGAAATATAAGACTGAACCTTCGGATTCTGCGTGTTTAG CAATGAAAAACCGTCGATGCAACTGGCCGCGAGGGAAAGTGATCGGGGGTTCGAGCGTGCTCAACTACATGCTGTACGTGCGGGGGAACAAGAAGGACTACGCCCATTGGGAGTCCCTGGGGAACCCGGGGTGGGGCCCGGCGGAGGCCCTGTACTACTTCAAGAAGTCCGAGGACAACATGAACCCCTACCTGAGCCGGTCCCCCTTCCACGGCACCGGGGGCTACCTCACCATCACCGAGGCCCCGTGGCACACGCCGCTGGCCGCCGCCTTCGTCCAGGCCGGCGAGGAGATGGGCTACCCCAACAGGGACATCAACGGCGAGTTCCAGACCGGGTTCATGGTCGCCCAGGCCACGCTCCGCAGGGGGGCTAG GTGCAGCACGGCGAAATCGTTCCTGCGGCCGGCGCGACTGAGGCCGAACCTGCACATCGCGATGCACAGTCACGTGACGAGGGTGCTGATCAACCCGAAGACGAAGATCGCCTACGGGGTGGAGTTCTCGAGGGACGAGAAGATCAACATTGTGCGGGCCCGGAAGGAGGTCATCCTCTCGGCCGGCTCCATCAACAGCCCGCAGATCCTCATGCTCTCAGGCATAGGCCCCAAGAGCGACCTCCTCAAGCTCTCCATACCTGTTATCCAGGATCTCAAG GTGGGGCACAACCTGCAGGACCACGTGGGCCTGGGCGGGTTCACGTTCCTGATCAACGAGAAGATCTCGATCGTGCAGGACCGGATCGAGTCGGTGCCGTCGGTGCTCAAGTACGCCATGCTCGGCGACGGCCCGCTCACGGTGCCGGGCGGCGTGGAGGCCCTGGCCTTCGTCAACACCAAGTACGCCAACGAGACGGAGGACTACCCGGACATCGAGTTCCACCTCGTCTCCGGCTCGACCAACTCGGACGGCGGCGTCCAGATCCGCAAGGCCCACGGCCTCACCGACGAGTTCTACGAGAACGTCTTCGCCCCGATCAACAACCAGGACGTCTGGTCGGCCATCCCGGTCCTCCTCCGCCCCAAGTCCCGGGGGTTCATCAAGCTCCGCAGCAAGAACCCCTTCGACTACCCCGTCATCATCCCCAACTACTTCAAGGAGAACATCGACATCAAG GTTCTAACGGAAGGCGTG AAAATTGCGCTGGCGATGAGCAAGACGAAGACGATGCAGCGGTTCGGCTCGAAGCTGCACTACCTGCCGTTCCCGGGCTGCGTGCAAGTGCCCATGTATACGGACGCCTACTGGGAGTGCATGATCCGCCACTACTCCTGCACCATCTACCACCCGGTGGGCACGGCCAAGATGGGGCCCTACTGGGACCCGGACGCCGTCGTCGACCCCCAGCTCCGGGTCTACGGCATCAAAGGTCTCCGGGTCATCGACGGCTCCATCATGCCCACCCAGGTCAGCGGCAACACCAACGCCCCCATCATCATGATCGCCGAGAAGGGCGCCGACCTCGTCAAGGAGTTCTGGTGCAAAGACTGTCCGCATGTACGGCGATAG